One genomic region from Streptomyces sp. NBC_00582 encodes:
- a CDS encoding transglutaminase family protein — translation MTRRLRIQHTTRVSYAQAAVSSHNEVRMTPLTLPRQTTLDSRVTIRPAATTWSYWDYWGTQVTAFELMDPHADLTITASSLVETAPPGELPPAPGWPEIAGRVAGSRLLEFAAPTVRTTVPAKLLKKARKAAAGLDPHETAVAVSSLVADRVAYLPGATGVNTSAAEAWEQGAGVCQDLAHLTIALLRGLGLPTRYVSGYLHPEREAELHRPVAGQSHAWIEYWAGDWHGYDPTNRTRADESHVVVGRGRDYDDVTPHKGVYRGVAGGPPEVTVEFTRVA, via the coding sequence ATGACCCGCAGGCTCCGCATCCAGCACACGACCCGCGTCTCCTACGCGCAGGCCGCGGTCTCCTCCCACAACGAGGTCCGGATGACCCCCCTGACGCTGCCCCGGCAGACCACGCTGGATTCCCGGGTGACCATCCGCCCGGCGGCCACCACCTGGTCGTACTGGGACTACTGGGGCACCCAGGTCACCGCCTTCGAGCTGATGGACCCGCACGCCGATCTCACGATCACGGCCTCCAGCCTGGTCGAGACGGCCCCGCCGGGCGAGCTCCCCCCGGCCCCCGGCTGGCCGGAGATCGCCGGCCGTGTCGCCGGCTCCCGGCTGCTGGAGTTCGCCGCCCCGACGGTCCGTACGACGGTCCCGGCGAAGCTGCTGAAGAAGGCGCGCAAGGCCGCCGCGGGCCTGGACCCCCACGAGACGGCGGTGGCGGTGTCCTCCCTGGTCGCCGACCGGGTCGCCTACCTGCCCGGCGCCACCGGGGTGAACACCTCGGCGGCGGAGGCCTGGGAGCAGGGCGCGGGCGTCTGCCAGGACCTCGCCCATCTGACGATCGCGCTGCTGCGCGGCCTCGGGCTCCCGACCCGGTACGTCTCCGGCTACCTCCATCCCGAACGGGAGGCCGAGCTGCACCGCCCGGTGGCCGGGCAGAGCCACGCCTGGATCGAGTACTGGGCGGGCGACTGGCACGGCTACGACCCCACCAACCGCACCCGCGCGGACGAGTCGCACGTCGTCGTCGGCCGGGGACGCGACTACGACGACGTCACCCCGCACAAGGGCGTCTACCGCGGCGTCGCCGGCGGCCCGCCGGAGGTGACGGTGGAGTTCACCCGGGTGGCGTGA
- a CDS encoding helix-turn-helix transcriptional regulator: protein MAGHGTEEHPHGADRLCGAGDRVYSRAVRRGRVPRGDAEPVPCLLELALLHPDPDDMEWLVPTSPQEVMTRLLRGLHDEVSASQRRVGSAVAAFEWYAGLGGPGLGARAQEGAAIRVLDGSSRIQAALDQATEACTTEVLTVQPGGIRREHELSEGLHRALELRGRGVRMRDLYNHVARHGQGLLNYLELMGDAVEARTLDEVVDRLILFDRKVAFIPANADRTMALELRHPALIAYLVTVFERLWRLAIPLTAPLPETRIEGISHREQSIAALLAEGHQDAVIAERLGISVRTCRAHIARLSETLGAASRTQLGVRIAQVGLDGPVEVGGLGPAGAHVPEGRITGAVPDALPDVLPGRGSRTGR, encoded by the coding sequence ATGGCCGGGCACGGGACGGAGGAGCATCCACACGGTGCTGACCGACTGTGCGGGGCCGGGGATCGCGTGTATTCCCGGGCCGTACGGCGGGGACGCGTGCCGCGCGGCGACGCCGAGCCGGTTCCCTGTCTGCTGGAGCTGGCCCTGCTGCATCCCGACCCCGACGACATGGAGTGGCTGGTGCCGACCTCCCCGCAGGAGGTCATGACCCGGCTGCTGCGCGGTCTGCACGACGAGGTGAGCGCGAGCCAGCGGCGGGTGGGCTCGGCCGTCGCCGCCTTCGAGTGGTACGCCGGTCTCGGCGGCCCGGGGCTCGGCGCGCGGGCCCAGGAGGGCGCCGCGATCCGTGTCCTGGACGGCTCCTCGCGCATCCAGGCGGCCCTGGACCAGGCGACCGAGGCCTGTACGACGGAGGTGCTGACGGTGCAGCCGGGCGGCATCCGGCGCGAGCACGAGCTGTCGGAGGGCCTGCACCGGGCGCTGGAACTGCGTGGCCGGGGCGTGCGGATGCGCGACCTGTACAACCATGTGGCCCGGCACGGGCAGGGGTTGCTGAACTACCTGGAGCTGATGGGCGACGCGGTGGAGGCCCGCACCCTGGACGAGGTCGTCGACCGGCTGATCCTCTTCGACCGCAAGGTGGCCTTCATCCCGGCGAACGCCGATCGCACGATGGCGCTGGAGCTGCGCCACCCCGCCCTGATCGCCTATCTGGTGACGGTCTTCGAGCGGCTGTGGCGGCTCGCGATCCCGCTGACCGCCCCGCTCCCGGAGACCCGTATCGAGGGCATCTCGCACCGCGAGCAGTCCATCGCCGCGCTGCTGGCGGAGGGCCACCAGGACGCGGTGATCGCCGAGCGCCTCGGCATCAGCGTCCGTACCTGCCGGGCCCATATCGCACGGCTCTCGGAGACCCTCGGGGCGGCGAGCCGGACCCAGTTGGGGGTGCGGATCGCGCAGGTGGGGCTGGACGGACCGGTCGAGGTGGGCGGGCTCGGACCCGCCGGGGCGCATGTGCCGGAGGGCCGGATCACCGGCGCGGTCCCGGACGCCCTTCCTGATGTTCTTCCTGGTCGAGGATCCCGGACCGGCCGATGA
- a CDS encoding circularly permuted type 2 ATP-grasp protein — MADIFDAYALADAWDEMFERPGEVRTAYEPVLAALQPIEPGELRFRADQMARSFTDRGVTYAFAGEERPWPLDLVPRILDALEWDFIQRGVGQRVRALEAYLADAYGPCRAFEDGVVPWRLLLTSPHFHRAAHGVEPPNGVRIHVAGIDLVRDEAGDFRVLEDNVRVPSGVSYVIENRRAMTRVFPSLFDGQHVVPVDGYPARLLAALRAAAPERTTDPRVVVLTPGPSNAAYFEHALLARLMGVQLVEGHDLVCRNNRVWMRTTRGEVPVHVVYRRLDDDFLDPLHFRPDSVIGCPGILSAAVAGNVTLANAVGNGVADDKLLYTYVPDLIRYYLGEEPILPNVESYRPDEPGQLEAVLDQIDRLVVKPVDGAGGQGIVIGPKADAKTLERTRRAVAADPRGFIAQRPVALSTSPTLAGERMAPRHIDLRPFAVNDGGDVWVLPGGLTRVALQEGNLIVNSSQGGGSKDTWVLAEGPVEGPSRDAGDGTLPSVVPRQLGPDGTPTLVPEGAQQQ, encoded by the coding sequence ATGGCGGACATATTCGACGCATACGCGTTGGCCGATGCATGGGACGAGATGTTCGAACGGCCGGGTGAGGTCAGGACCGCCTATGAGCCGGTACTGGCGGCGCTCCAGCCGATCGAACCAGGTGAATTGCGCTTCCGGGCGGACCAGATGGCCCGTTCGTTCACCGACCGCGGCGTGACCTACGCCTTCGCGGGCGAGGAGCGGCCCTGGCCGCTGGATCTCGTGCCGAGGATCCTCGACGCCCTCGAGTGGGATTTCATACAACGCGGGGTCGGGCAGAGAGTCAGGGCCCTGGAGGCCTACCTCGCCGACGCCTACGGGCCCTGCCGGGCCTTCGAGGACGGTGTCGTCCCCTGGCGGCTGCTGCTGACCTCCCCGCACTTCCACCGCGCGGCCCACGGGGTGGAGCCCCCGAACGGGGTCCGCATCCATGTCGCCGGAATCGACCTGGTGCGCGACGAGGCCGGGGACTTCCGGGTGCTCGAGGACAACGTGCGGGTGCCCAGCGGGGTGTCGTACGTCATCGAGAACCGGCGCGCCATGACCCGGGTGTTCCCCTCGCTCTTCGACGGCCAGCACGTCGTGCCGGTCGACGGCTACCCGGCGCGGCTGCTGGCCGCGCTGCGGGCCGCGGCCCCGGAGCGGACCACCGACCCCCGGGTCGTCGTCCTCACCCCGGGTCCCAGTAACGCCGCGTACTTCGAACACGCGCTGCTGGCACGGCTGATGGGCGTGCAACTGGTCGAGGGGCACGACCTCGTCTGCCGCAACAACCGGGTGTGGATGCGCACCACCCGGGGCGAGGTGCCCGTCCACGTCGTCTACCGGCGGCTCGACGACGACTTCCTCGACCCGCTGCACTTCCGCCCCGACTCGGTGATCGGCTGCCCCGGCATCCTGAGCGCCGCCGTGGCCGGGAACGTCACCCTCGCCAACGCGGTCGGCAACGGCGTCGCCGACGACAAGCTGCTCTACACCTACGTCCCGGACCTGATCCGCTACTACCTCGGCGAGGAACCGATTCTCCCCAACGTCGAGTCGTACCGCCCCGACGAGCCGGGCCAGCTCGAGGCCGTCCTCGACCAGATCGACCGGCTGGTCGTCAAGCCGGTCGACGGCGCGGGCGGACAGGGCATCGTGATCGGCCCGAAGGCCGACGCGAAGACCCTGGAGAGGACCCGCAGGGCGGTCGCCGCCGACCCCCGCGGTTTCATCGCCCAACGGCCCGTCGCCCTGTCCACGTCCCCCACCCTCGCGGGCGAACGCATGGCACCCCGCCACATCGACCTGCGCCCCTTCGCCGTCAACGACGGAGGCGACGTCTGGGTGCTGCCGGGCGGCCTGACCCGGGTCGCCCTCCAGGAGGGCAACCTGATCGTCAACTCCAGCCAGGGCGGCGGCTCCAAGGACACCTGGGTGCTCGCCGAAGGCCCCGTCGAGGGCCCCTCCCGCGACGCCGGCGACGGCACGCTCCCGTCCGTCGTCCCCCGCCAGCTCGGCCCCGACGGGACCCCCACCCTCGTACCGGAAGGGGCGCAGCAGCAGTGA
- a CDS encoding heat shock protein transcriptional repressor HspR, with the protein MDGRRRSDSFRGPYELTEETPVYVISVAAQLSGLHPQTLRQYDRLGLVSPDRTAGRGRRYSARDIELLRTVQQLSQDEGINLAGIKRIIELENQVAALQSRVAELQDALEGAAAAMQQREAAVHASYRRDLVPYQEVQQTSALVVWRPKKAKD; encoded by the coding sequence ATGGACGGCCGTCGACGCAGTGACAGTTTCCGTGGGCCGTACGAACTGACCGAGGAGACCCCGGTCTACGTCATCTCGGTGGCGGCCCAGCTCTCCGGCCTGCACCCGCAGACGCTGCGCCAGTACGACCGGCTCGGCCTGGTCTCCCCGGACCGCACCGCGGGCCGGGGCCGCCGTTACTCGGCCCGCGACATCGAACTGCTGCGCACCGTCCAGCAGTTGTCGCAGGACGAGGGCATCAACCTGGCCGGCATCAAGCGGATCATCGAGCTGGAGAACCAGGTCGCCGCCCTGCAGTCCCGGGTCGCCGAACTCCAGGACGCCCTGGAGGGAGCGGCGGCGGCGATGCAGCAGCGCGAGGCGGCGGTCCACGCCTCCTACCGCCGGGACCTCGTCCCGTACCAGGAGGTCCAGCAGACCAGCGCGCTGGTGGTGTGGCGCCCGAAGAAGGCCAAGGACTGA
- the grpE gene encoding nucleotide exchange factor GrpE: MTEETPGFEEKPDVPSGATPDDAEPKAAASEEGAAPAGDANQTAGLVAQLDQVRTALGERTADLQRLQAEYQNYRRRVERDRIAVKEIAIANLLTELLPVLDDIGRAREHGEFVGGFKSVGESLETVAAKMGLQQFGKEGEPFDPTIHEALMHSYAPDVTETTCVAILQPGYRIGERTIRPARVAVAEPQPGAQAAKAESSDAAPAEAADEKDNGPEEG, from the coding sequence GTGACGGAGGAGACCCCGGGCTTCGAGGAGAAGCCCGACGTCCCCTCCGGCGCCACCCCCGACGACGCCGAGCCGAAGGCCGCCGCCTCCGAGGAGGGGGCGGCCCCGGCCGGGGACGCGAACCAGACCGCCGGACTGGTGGCCCAGCTGGACCAGGTGCGCACCGCGCTCGGTGAGCGCACCGCGGACCTCCAGCGCCTCCAGGCCGAGTACCAGAACTACCGCCGCCGGGTCGAGCGCGACCGGATCGCGGTCAAGGAGATCGCCATCGCGAACCTCCTGACCGAGCTCCTGCCCGTGCTCGACGACATCGGCCGCGCGCGGGAACACGGCGAGTTCGTCGGCGGCTTCAAGTCCGTGGGCGAGTCGCTGGAGACCGTCGCCGCCAAGATGGGCCTCCAGCAGTTCGGCAAGGAGGGCGAGCCCTTCGACCCGACGATCCACGAAGCCCTGATGCACTCGTACGCGCCCGATGTCACCGAGACGACGTGCGTGGCGATTCTGCAGCCCGGGTATCGGATCGGCGAGCGCACCATCCGCCCCGCGCGGGTGGCCGTCGCCGAGCCCCAGCCCGGCGCCCAGGCGGCCAAGGCCGAGTCCTCGGACGCGGCCCCGGCCGAGGCGGCGGACGAGAAGGACAACGGCCCTGAGGAGGGCTGA
- a CDS encoding sugar ABC transporter substrate-binding protein translates to MRRIAIAVVASTMSLSLAGCGMLGASEDSSDTTVKRTNDITVGVLMPETTNTRYAEFDYPIIKRKIASLTGNKGKTDYANAASSVKKQNAQMQKMIDDKVDCILLDAVDSHKIAPMVQKAKEANIPVIAYDRLAEGPIDAYVSFDNELVGEVQGRAITEALGSADTSDQIVMINGSPTDPNAAQFKAGAMNELNGRVTIAATYDTDGWKPTIAQASMTKAIEKIGKSNIAAVYSANDAMAGGIIKALEAAGVSDSDLPPITGQDAELPAVQRIVTGEQYMTVYKPYAGEAEAAAEAAVAKVQGRELQFEALTRDKVDSPTTKDIPAKLVTVVALTKSNIKSTVVADGIYKVSDICTPKFKQACDAIGLK, encoded by the coding sequence ATGCGTCGTATCGCCATAGCTGTGGTCGCCTCCACGATGTCCCTCTCGCTCGCCGGGTGCGGGATGCTGGGGGCCTCGGAGGACAGCAGCGACACGACAGTGAAGCGCACCAACGACATCACCGTCGGTGTGCTCATGCCGGAGACGACGAACACCCGGTACGCGGAGTTCGACTACCCGATCATCAAGAGGAAGATCGCCTCCCTCACCGGCAACAAGGGCAAGACGGACTACGCCAACGCGGCTTCCAGCGTCAAGAAGCAGAACGCCCAGATGCAGAAGATGATCGACGACAAGGTCGACTGCATCCTGCTCGACGCCGTGGACTCCCACAAGATCGCGCCCATGGTCCAGAAGGCCAAGGAGGCGAACATCCCGGTCATCGCCTACGACCGGCTCGCCGAGGGCCCGATCGACGCGTACGTCTCCTTCGACAACGAACTCGTCGGCGAGGTGCAGGGCCGCGCGATCACCGAGGCGCTGGGCTCGGCCGACACCTCCGACCAGATCGTCATGATCAACGGCTCGCCCACCGACCCGAACGCCGCCCAGTTCAAGGCAGGGGCGATGAACGAGCTCAACGGCCGTGTGACCATCGCCGCGACCTACGACACCGACGGCTGGAAGCCGACCATCGCCCAGGCCAGCATGACCAAGGCGATCGAGAAGATCGGCAAGAGCAACATCGCGGCGGTCTACTCGGCCAACGACGCCATGGCCGGCGGCATCATCAAGGCCCTGGAGGCCGCGGGCGTCAGCGACAGCGACCTGCCGCCCATCACCGGCCAGGACGCCGAGCTCCCGGCGGTGCAGCGGATCGTCACCGGCGAGCAGTACATGACCGTCTACAAGCCGTACGCCGGTGAGGCGGAGGCCGCGGCCGAGGCGGCCGTCGCCAAGGTCCAGGGCCGTGAGCTGCAGTTCGAGGCGCTCACCCGTGACAAGGTCGACAGCCCCACCACCAAGGACATCCCGGCCAAGCTGGTCACCGTGGTCGCGCTCACCAAGAGCAACATCAAGTCGACCGTCGTCGCGGACGGCATCTACAAGGTGTCCGACATCTGCACCCCGAAGTTCAAGCAGGCCTGCGACGCCATCGGTCTGAAGTAG
- a CDS encoding alpha-E domain-containing protein — protein MNDVILSRIAESLTWTGRYVERADATARILDAYLHRMLEDPWRDEDAACRSLYAILGMDAGRAPVDMQQVLDQLAFDARSTGSIEGALGAARLNARSAREAVSSAMWECLNATWHALADQRRAARRTGPYAYLELVRSRAALFFGLADSTMSRDDSWRFVVLGRSLERVDMTVRLLSVRVLDAVHAPDWPTLLSASGADEAFARVYGGFGDTARVAEFLLLDRDFPRSALHALTTAEECLSALGRPRQDPARRPIGRLRTRLEYLDTQALEDQLPLLLRDLQTACMASAEAVAERFFPYQGPVVWAQEGA, from the coding sequence GTGAACGACGTGATCCTCTCCCGCATAGCGGAGTCGCTGACCTGGACCGGCCGCTATGTCGAACGGGCCGACGCCACCGCACGGATCCTCGACGCCTACCTCCACCGCATGCTGGAGGACCCCTGGCGCGACGAGGACGCGGCCTGCCGGTCGCTGTACGCGATCCTCGGCATGGACGCGGGCCGCGCACCGGTCGACATGCAGCAGGTCCTCGACCAGCTCGCCTTCGACGCCCGCTCGACGGGCTCGATCGAGGGCGCGCTGGGCGCGGCCCGGCTCAACGCGCGAAGCGCCCGCGAGGCGGTGTCGTCCGCCATGTGGGAGTGCCTGAACGCCACCTGGCACGCCCTCGCCGACCAGCGCCGCGCCGCCCGCCGCACCGGTCCGTACGCCTATCTGGAACTGGTCCGCAGCCGCGCCGCGCTCTTCTTCGGCCTGGCCGACTCCACGATGAGCCGGGACGACTCCTGGCGGTTCGTCGTCCTCGGGCGGAGCCTGGAGCGGGTGGACATGACCGTACGGCTGCTGTCGGTGCGGGTCCTGGACGCCGTGCACGCGCCGGACTGGCCGACGCTGCTCAGCGCGTCGGGCGCCGACGAGGCGTTCGCACGGGTGTACGGCGGTTTCGGGGACACCGCGCGTGTCGCCGAGTTCCTGCTGCTCGACCGGGACTTCCCGCGCTCGGCGCTGCACGCGCTGACCACGGCGGAGGAGTGTCTGTCCGCGCTCGGCCGGCCCCGCCAGGATCCGGCGCGCCGCCCGATCGGCCGGCTGCGCACCCGCCTGGAGTACCTCGACACCCAGGCGTTGGAGGACCAGTTGCCGCTGCTCCTGCGGGACCTTCAGACGGCCTGCATGGCCTCGGCTGAGGCGGTCGCCGAGCGGTTCTTCCCGTACCAGGGGCCCGTCGTGTGGGCCCAGGAAGGAGCGTGA
- a CDS encoding fibronectin type III domain-containing protein, with amino-acid sequence MNPARLATALVLATTGGLLTAAPASAATTCTSPVYKRQFFANTTFSGTPKKTDCDTAVSESWGTRAPASGLPTNNFGVRWTVTRDFGSGGPFTFSVSAQDGVRVYLDGVRKVDVWKNVSTTVTKSVNLTVPKGRHTVRVDYVNWTGGANVTFTYTPRTSATYDKVPPLTPTGHALSYDGVTGRAKLTWAKNQEVDLAGYRVYRRPADGSTWTLLASTVSTAHTDTTLPVTGAAYAYELRAYDVAGNESAGTAARTVTTVDRTAPAAPVLRPTASEPEGLRVSWGEVTGAVSYRVYRATSRSGTYTSIGTSDGTSYLDTTAVMGTGLHYKVSALDAAGNESAQSTAVVGTLRDVTPPSAVTGVTVTPTTYGFEVHWDANPAPDLASYTVRRGELWGDEGDERVCSLYPGYSVPAGTTSYAYTTVPDGEESCFIVDALDDATNSSFAMTGEAQIVIATELDMTPTVATPEGSPLTLTAEAAEGDEGNRLTWHGLADSAPEQAGGYRVYRWDPHTSAYERIADLASGAVEYVDTEVPRGTTSFYWVTAVAADGTETAPAADSTVTAP; translated from the coding sequence ATGAACCCAGCCAGACTCGCGACGGCCCTCGTGCTCGCCACGACCGGTGGTCTCCTCACCGCCGCGCCCGCCTCGGCCGCGACCACCTGCACATCTCCGGTGTACAAGCGTCAATTCTTCGCGAACACCACCTTTTCGGGCACTCCGAAGAAGACCGACTGCGACACGGCCGTCAGCGAGAGCTGGGGCACGAGGGCCCCGGCATCCGGCCTCCCCACGAACAACTTCGGCGTGCGCTGGACGGTGACCCGCGACTTCGGCTCCGGCGGTCCCTTCACCTTCTCGGTGTCGGCCCAGGACGGCGTCCGCGTCTACCTCGACGGCGTCCGCAAGGTGGACGTCTGGAAGAACGTCTCCACGACGGTGACCAAGAGCGTGAACCTCACGGTCCCCAAGGGCAGGCACACCGTCCGCGTGGACTACGTGAACTGGACCGGCGGCGCGAACGTCACGTTCACCTACACGCCCCGCACCTCGGCGACGTACGACAAGGTCCCCCCGCTCACGCCGACGGGCCACGCGCTCTCCTACGACGGCGTGACCGGCCGGGCGAAGCTCACCTGGGCGAAGAACCAGGAGGTGGACCTCGCCGGCTACCGCGTCTACCGGCGCCCCGCCGACGGCTCCACCTGGACCCTCCTGGCCTCCACCGTCTCCACCGCCCACACCGACACCACGCTCCCGGTGACCGGCGCGGCCTACGCCTACGAGCTGCGCGCCTACGACGTGGCGGGCAACGAGTCGGCGGGCACCGCGGCCAGGACGGTCACCACGGTGGACCGGACGGCCCCGGCCGCGCCCGTCCTGCGCCCCACCGCCAGCGAACCGGAGGGGCTTCGGGTCTCCTGGGGCGAGGTGACGGGGGCGGTGTCGTACCGCGTGTACCGGGCGACGAGCCGCAGCGGCACCTACACCTCGATCGGCACGAGCGACGGGACGTCGTACCTGGACACCACCGCGGTCATGGGCACCGGCCTCCACTACAAGGTGTCCGCGCTGGACGCGGCGGGCAACGAGTCCGCGCAGTCCACCGCCGTGGTCGGCACGCTCCGGGACGTCACCCCGCCGTCCGCCGTCACCGGAGTGACGGTCACTCCCACCACGTACGGCTTCGAGGTGCACTGGGACGCCAACCCCGCCCCCGACCTGGCGAGTTACACGGTCCGCCGGGGCGAACTCTGGGGCGACGAGGGGGACGAGCGGGTCTGCTCCCTGTACCCGGGCTACTCCGTGCCCGCCGGCACCACCTCGTACGCGTACACCACCGTCCCCGACGGCGAGGAGTCCTGCTTCATCGTCGACGCCCTCGACGACGCCACGAACTCCTCGTTCGCCATGACGGGCGAGGCGCAGATCGTGATCGCCACCGAGCTCGACATGACGCCGACCGTGGCCACGCCCGAGGGCTCGCCGCTGACGCTCACGGCCGAGGCCGCCGAGGGCGACGAGGGCAACCGGCTGACCTGGCACGGCCTTGCCGACTCGGCTCCGGAACAGGCCGGCGGCTACCGCGTCTACCGCTGGGACCCGCACACGTCCGCGTACGAGCGGATCGCCGACCTCGCGAGCGGGGCCGTCGAGTACGTCGACACGGAGGTGCCGCGCGGCACCACGTCCTTCTACTGGGTGACGGCGGTCGCCGCCGACGGCACGGAAACCGCGCCGGCGGCCGACTCCACGGTCACCGCTCCCTAG
- the dnaJ gene encoding molecular chaperone DnaJ, whose translation MSTKDFIEKDYYKVLGVPKDATEAEIKKAYRKLAREFHPDANKGNTKAEERFKEISEANDVLGDPKKRKEYDEARALFGNGGFRPGPGAGGNFNFDLGDLFGGGAQAGGSGGFGGGIGDVFGGLFNRGGGGTTRTQPRRGQDIDTEVTLTFTEAIEGATVPLRMSSQSPCKACSGTGDKNGTPRVCPTCVGTGQVARGSGGGFSLTDPCPDCKGRGLIAEHPCLECKGSGRAKSSRTMQVRIPAGVTDNQRIRLRGKGAPGERGGPAGDLYVVVHVGAHPVFGRKDDNLTVTVPVTFAEAALGGEIKVPTLGGPSLTLKLPPGTPNGRTMRARGKGAVRKDGTRGDLLVTVEVSVPKDVSGKARDALEAYREATADEDPRAELFEAAKGA comes from the coding sequence ATGAGCACCAAGGACTTCATCGAGAAGGACTACTACAAGGTCCTCGGCGTCCCCAAGGACGCCACCGAGGCCGAGATCAAGAAGGCGTACCGCAAGCTCGCCCGCGAGTTCCACCCGGACGCCAACAAGGGCAACACCAAGGCGGAGGAGCGCTTCAAGGAGATCTCCGAGGCGAACGACGTCCTCGGTGATCCCAAGAAGCGCAAGGAGTACGACGAGGCACGCGCCCTGTTCGGCAACGGCGGCTTCCGCCCCGGGCCGGGCGCCGGCGGCAACTTCAACTTCGACCTGGGCGACCTCTTCGGGGGCGGCGCCCAGGCCGGGGGCTCCGGCGGCTTCGGCGGCGGCATCGGGGACGTCTTCGGCGGCCTGTTCAACCGGGGCGGGGGCGGTACGACCCGCACCCAGCCCCGGCGTGGCCAGGACATCGACACCGAGGTCACCCTGACCTTCACGGAGGCCATCGAGGGCGCGACGGTTCCGCTGCGCATGTCCTCGCAGTCCCCGTGCAAGGCCTGTTCCGGCACCGGCGACAAGAACGGCACACCGCGCGTGTGCCCGACCTGCGTCGGCACCGGCCAGGTGGCCAGGGGCTCCGGCGGAGGGTTCTCCCTCACCGACCCCTGCCCGGACTGCAAGGGCCGCGGTCTGATCGCCGAGCACCCCTGTCTGGAGTGCAAGGGCAGCGGCCGCGCCAAGTCGTCCCGGACCATGCAGGTCCGTATCCCGGCCGGGGTCACGGACAACCAGCGCATCCGGCTGCGCGGCAAGGGCGCGCCGGGCGAGCGGGGCGGTCCGGCCGGCGATCTCTACGTCGTCGTCCATGTCGGCGCCCACCCGGTGTTCGGCCGCAAGGACGACAACCTGACGGTGACGGTGCCGGTGACGTTCGCCGAGGCGGCCCTGGGCGGGGAGATCAAGGTCCCCACCCTCGGCGGCCCGTCCCTGACCCTGAAGCTGCCGCCCGGCACCCCCAACGGCCGCACCATGCGGGCGCGGGGCAAGGGCGCGGTCCGCAAGGACGGCACCCGCGGGGACCTGCTGGTCACCGTCGAGGTGAGTGTGCCGAAGGACGTGTCGGGGAAGGCTCGTGACGCGCTCGAGGCGTATCGCGAGGCGACCGCGGACGAGGATCCGCGGGCGGAGCTGTTCGAGGCCGCGAAGGGAGCCTGA